One Granulicella sp. 5B5 DNA window includes the following coding sequences:
- a CDS encoding cbb3-type cytochrome c oxidase subunit I, translating to MSTLTAPLEGAATPKQEQATKSYNYLNVDHSLKSWLLTQDHKRIALLYLIGVTFFFLVGGLLAMLLRLELLTPGSDLMAMDTYNKVFTMHGVVMVFFVLIPAIPAVLGNFLLPLMLGARDLAFPKINLLSWYCYMIGAALLLYTVVAGGLDTGWTFTTPLSTRFVNTNVISGGLAAFFAGFSSIFTGLNFIVTTHRMRAPGLTWFRLPLFVWANYATAIIMILGTPVVSIAIVLVAIERLLGVGIFDPRLGGDPLLFQHLFWFYSHPAVYVMLLPAMGVMSELIACFSRKRIFGYTAIAFSSVAIAVFGFFVWEHHMFIMGVSQYSALVFSLLTMMVAVPSAIKVFNWVATLYKGSIRFDAPMVYALGFIGLFVIGGCTGVFLGATGMDVQLTETYFVVAHFHFVMVGAVIMAFLGGLHFWWPKIFGRMYPEQPAKLAALLIFVGFFFTFGPQFILGYMGMPRRYAMYPPEWQMLNVMSTAGATVMGLGYLLSMMYLLWSLKYGPIAARNPWKAYGLEWTVPSPPPTYNFDRVPLVTHEAYDYEWIDHRTDDVEGKPIEATAA from the coding sequence ATGAGCACCTTGACCGCGCCGCTGGAAGGGGCTGCCACGCCGAAGCAGGAACAGGCGACGAAGAGCTACAACTATCTGAATGTCGACCATAGCCTGAAGAGCTGGCTGCTGACGCAGGACCATAAACGGATCGCGCTGTTGTACCTGATTGGCGTGACGTTCTTCTTCCTGGTGGGTGGGCTGCTGGCGATGCTGCTGAGGCTGGAGCTGCTGACGCCGGGCAGCGATCTGATGGCGATGGACACCTACAACAAGGTGTTCACCATGCATGGTGTGGTGATGGTGTTCTTTGTGCTGATCCCGGCGATCCCCGCGGTGCTGGGGAACTTCCTTCTGCCGCTGATGCTGGGGGCGAGAGACTTGGCGTTTCCGAAGATCAACCTTTTGAGCTGGTACTGCTACATGATCGGCGCGGCGCTGCTGCTGTATACGGTGGTGGCCGGCGGCCTCGATACGGGGTGGACGTTTACGACACCGCTGAGCACGCGGTTTGTGAATACGAACGTGATCTCGGGCGGGCTGGCGGCGTTCTTTGCCGGGTTCAGCTCGATCTTCACGGGGTTGAACTTCATCGTGACGACGCACCGGATGCGCGCGCCGGGACTGACGTGGTTTCGGCTGCCGCTGTTTGTCTGGGCAAACTATGCGACGGCGATCATCATGATCCTGGGCACGCCGGTAGTGTCGATTGCGATTGTGCTGGTGGCGATTGAGCGGCTGCTGGGCGTGGGCATCTTCGATCCCAGGCTGGGGGGCGACCCGCTGCTGTTTCAGCATCTGTTCTGGTTCTACTCACACCCGGCGGTGTATGTGATGCTGCTGCCGGCGATGGGGGTGATGAGTGAGCTGATCGCGTGCTTCAGCCGGAAGCGGATCTTCGGATACACGGCGATTGCGTTCAGCTCGGTTGCGATTGCAGTGTTCGGGTTCTTTGTGTGGGAACACCACATGTTCATCATGGGAGTGAGCCAGTACTCGGCGCTGGTGTTCAGCTTGCTGACGATGATGGTGGCGGTGCCTTCGGCGATCAAGGTGTTCAACTGGGTGGCGACGCTGTACAAAGGGTCGATCCGGTTCGATGCGCCGATGGTGTATGCGCTGGGCTTCATAGGGCTGTTTGTGATTGGCGGCTGCACGGGCGTGTTCCTGGGCGCGACGGGCATGGATGTGCAACTGACCGAGACTTACTTTGTGGTCGCGCATTTTCACTTTGTGATGGTGGGCGCGGTGATCATGGCGTTCCTGGGCGGGCTGCACTTCTGGTGGCCGAAGATCTTCGGCAGGATGTATCCGGAGCAGCCTGCGAAGCTGGCCGCACTGCTGATCTTTGTGGGGTTCTTCTTTACCTTCGGACCACAGTTCATCCTGGGATATATGGGCATGCCACGGCGGTATGCGATGTATCCGCCGGAGTGGCAGATGCTGAATGTGATGTCGACCGCCGGTGCGACGGTGATGGGGCTGGGATATCTGCTGTCGATGATGTATCTGCTATGGAGCCTGAAGTACGGGCCGATTGCGGCGCGGAACCCGTGGAAGGCGTATGGGCTGGAGTGGACCGTGCCGAGCCCTCCGCCGACGTATAACTTCGACCGCGTGCCGCTGGTGACGCATGAGGCCTACGACTATGAGTGGATCGACCACCGAACGGACGATGTGGAGGGCAAGCCTATCGAGGCCACTGCGGCGTGA
- a CDS encoding Crp/Fnr family transcriptional regulator, producing MPASHSCITCAIRGPQCFCTLPALDLLDLDTIGAPHDIAANQTVLREGYSADRVYIICKGRIKISAASEGGRLLLVRIAGPGDVLGLASILRTTNHKVTAETIEPCQLKSIPRAAFIDFMRGSPDVSQNTALAVAREYEAALLSARRLALSTSAAGKLASALLDWARMNHIHNNEALEFAMPLTHEELACMAGLSRETVTRLLARFRVEGLVDQQGERMTLHEPAKLQSLYC from the coding sequence ATGCCGGCATCGCATAGCTGTATCACATGCGCCATCCGTGGACCGCAGTGTTTCTGCACACTGCCGGCTCTGGACCTCCTTGATCTCGACACCATCGGTGCGCCGCACGACATCGCAGCCAATCAGACCGTCCTCCGCGAAGGTTACTCCGCCGATCGCGTCTACATCATCTGCAAGGGACGTATCAAGATCTCCGCGGCCTCTGAAGGCGGCCGCCTGCTTCTCGTCCGCATCGCCGGCCCCGGCGACGTCCTTGGCCTCGCTTCGATCCTGCGCACCACGAACCACAAGGTCACGGCGGAGACCATCGAACCCTGCCAGCTCAAATCCATCCCTCGCGCTGCCTTCATCGACTTCATGCGTGGCTCACCCGACGTCAGCCAGAACACCGCCCTCGCCGTCGCCCGCGAGTACGAGGCTGCGCTCCTCAGCGCCCGCCGCCTCGCACTCTCCACCTCCGCAGCCGGCAAGCTCGCCAGCGCTCTGCTCGACTGGGCCCGCATGAACCACATCCACAATAACGAAGCCCTCGAGTTCGCCATGCCCCTCACCCACGAAGAGTTGGCCTGCATGGCTGGCCTCTCGCGCGAGACCGTCACCCGCCTCCTCGCCCGCTTCCGCGTCGAGGGCCTCGTTGACCAGCAGGGTGAGCGCATGACCCTCCACGAACCCGCCAAGCTGCAGTCGCTCTACTGCTGA